One window of the Archangium primigenium genome contains the following:
- a CDS encoding C40 family peptidase, which produces MALRNSLSVAASSFIFGLSFVGCDAGPEAWEDGAPTEGAGVEQRELCSRPSDYPWEEPDFANVKKAITVARDQLCKPYVRGSAGPDGFDAPGLVYYAYSQAGFNVPRVDTWAIDTWGRRVSPLEKRPGDLIIYRACAAGNISHVSLYVGRNKSTGAAQEIKAFHVEDGVGLYENPSLCTIPSTAVRVQG; this is translated from the coding sequence ATGGCCTTGCGCAACTCCCTGTCCGTCGCCGCGTCATCGTTCATCTTCGGTTTGTCCTTCGTGGGCTGTGACGCGGGTCCCGAGGCCTGGGAGGACGGAGCGCCGACGGAGGGCGCGGGCGTCGAGCAACGGGAGCTGTGCTCGCGCCCGTCGGACTATCCGTGGGAGGAGCCGGACTTCGCCAACGTCAAGAAGGCGATCACGGTGGCGCGCGACCAGCTGTGCAAGCCGTACGTGCGGGGGAGCGCGGGCCCGGACGGGTTCGACGCCCCGGGTCTGGTCTATTACGCCTACAGCCAGGCGGGCTTCAATGTGCCGCGGGTGGACACCTGGGCCATCGACACCTGGGGCCGCAGGGTAAGCCCCCTGGAGAAGCGCCCGGGGGATCTCATCATCTACCGCGCCTGCGCCGCGGGGAACATCTCGCACGTGTCGCTCTACGTCGGGCGCAACAAGAGCACCGGCGCGGCGCAGGAGATCAAGGCCTTCCACGTGGAAGACGGCGTGGGCCTGTATGAGAACCCCTCGCTGTGCACCATCCCCTCCACCGCCGTCCGGGTGCAGGGCTGA
- a CDS encoding VOC family protein, whose product MTSPSKLAHIVLRTGRFQQMREWYLAVLGARVSYENGQICFLAYDDEHHRVGIVDTGATEQPGPKTRGLEHIAFTYVDLSALLDTYERLARADIVPFWSVNHGPTTSLYYRDPDGNHIELQVDNFATMEDAEHFMKSERFNANPFGADIDPRELASRLRAGESAAELARPHTQTQPRGFDSIPAEYFR is encoded by the coding sequence ATGACCTCGCCCTCGAAACTCGCCCACATCGTCCTGCGCACCGGCCGCTTCCAGCAGATGCGCGAGTGGTACCTCGCCGTGCTCGGCGCGAGGGTGTCGTACGAGAACGGGCAGATCTGCTTCCTGGCCTACGATGACGAGCACCACCGGGTGGGCATCGTCGACACGGGGGCCACGGAGCAGCCCGGTCCCAAGACGCGAGGCCTGGAGCACATCGCCTTCACCTACGTGGACCTGTCGGCGCTGCTGGACACGTACGAGCGCCTCGCGCGGGCCGACATCGTGCCCTTCTGGAGCGTCAACCACGGCCCGACGACGTCGCTCTATTACCGGGATCCGGATGGCAACCACATCGAGCTGCAGGTGGACAACTTCGCCACGATGGAGGACGCGGAGCACTTCATGAAGTCGGAGCGCTTCAACGCCAACCCCTTCGGGGCGGACATCGACCCGCGCGAGCTGGCGAGCCGGCTGCGCGCGGGGGAGTCCGCCGCGGAGCTCGCGCGGCCCCACACCCAGACCCAGCCGCGCGGCTTCGACTCGATTCCCGCGGAGTACTTCCGCTAG
- a CDS encoding TetR/AcrR family transcriptional regulator produces the protein MSRGDSGGAGPAPRAKQLRGEDLEAKVLEVVLGEVCRVGYEKLAIEQVAARAGVNKVTLYRRWPTKQELVQAAIRRAVDVTPEEPDTGTLRGDLIAHFDVLLRTVVNPALRALFRLLFDAREDEPLGALVHGLRAQKDAQAMQLYERGIARGELPPDVDPRFLHGVLFGAVINFALLQPPGTRALNLEALVDLVLTGARPPPKRAPSASRHPPGA, from the coding sequence ATGAGCCGTGGAGACAGTGGAGGGGCCGGGCCCGCGCCCCGCGCCAAGCAGCTGCGGGGCGAGGACCTGGAGGCGAAGGTGCTCGAGGTGGTGTTGGGCGAGGTGTGCCGGGTGGGCTACGAGAAGCTCGCCATCGAGCAGGTCGCCGCGCGGGCGGGCGTGAACAAGGTCACGCTCTACCGGCGCTGGCCCACGAAACAGGAATTGGTCCAGGCGGCCATCCGGCGCGCCGTGGACGTGACCCCCGAGGAGCCCGACACCGGAACGCTCCGCGGAGACCTGATCGCGCACTTCGACGTCCTGCTGCGCACGGTCGTCAATCCGGCGCTGCGCGCGCTCTTCCGGCTGCTGTTCGACGCGCGGGAGGACGAGCCCCTGGGGGCGCTCGTCCACGGGCTGCGCGCGCAGAAGGACGCCCAGGCCATGCAGCTATATGAGCGGGGCATCGCGCGGGGCGAGCTGCCGCCCGACGTGGACCCGCGCTTCCTGCACGGCGTGCTCTTCGGGGCGGTGATCAACTTCGCGCTATTGCAGCCCCCAGGCACGCGGGCGCTGAACCTGGAAGCCCTGGTGGACCTCGTGCTCACGGGCGCGCGGCCGCCGCCCAAGCGGGCACCGAGCGCGTCCCGGCATCCGCCTGGAGCCTGA
- a CDS encoding M17 family peptidase N-terminal domain-containing protein: protein MDFERNRGWLLMGLVLTLAMPARGLADAPPEKRFETPLGLTVSVKQIGPVTQTTDLQILCILKHDPAGDRYIEAMQDFNDKQGGLLSALRERGEFVGELGETLLYTPPARSITPKRVLLIGVGAAKELSLDRLRLAGRIALREAVRLGARNVSFAPTLRDQGSDVIDVGEGDGAVVEEVLLAYDTEKRLQQQGLAPRFTLASWVIEAGPKYFESASTQVAAAIQKAGEALKQRDGSPYVRVKAAPSSK from the coding sequence TTGGACTTCGAACGGAATCGTGGATGGCTGCTCATGGGGCTCGTGCTCACGCTGGCAATGCCCGCTCGGGGCCTGGCCGATGCGCCGCCGGAGAAGCGTTTCGAGACCCCGCTGGGCCTCACCGTCTCCGTCAAGCAGATCGGCCCCGTCACCCAGACCACCGACCTGCAAATCCTCTGCATCCTCAAGCACGACCCGGCGGGAGACCGCTACATCGAGGCGATGCAGGACTTCAACGACAAGCAGGGAGGCCTCCTATCGGCCCTGCGCGAGCGCGGTGAGTTCGTGGGTGAGCTGGGCGAGACGCTGCTCTACACGCCGCCGGCCCGCTCCATCACGCCCAAGCGGGTGCTGTTGATTGGCGTTGGCGCCGCGAAGGAGCTGTCGCTCGACCGCCTGCGCCTGGCGGGACGGATCGCCCTGCGGGAGGCCGTGCGCCTGGGCGCGCGCAACGTCTCGTTCGCCCCGACGCTGCGCGATCAGGGCAGCGACGTCATCGACGTGGGGGAGGGGGACGGGGCGGTGGTGGAGGAGGTGTTGCTCGCCTACGACACCGAGAAGCGGCTTCAGCAGCAAGGGCTGGCGCCCCGGTTCACGCTCGCCTCCTGGGTCATCGAGGCGGGACCGAAGTACTTCGAGAGCGCCAGCACCCAGGTCGCCGCGGCCATCCAGAAGGCCGGAGAAGCGCTGAAGCAGCGGGACGGCTCGCCCTACGTGCGCGTCAAGGCCGCCCCCTCGAGCAAGTAA
- a CDS encoding amidohydrolase: protein MATAELILKQGRIATGDPHRPRVDAVAIQDGRFRAVGTEAEVMAWKGADTRVIDLGGRTVIPGLIDSHIHTIRGGLNYNLELRWDGVPSLADALRRLRAQAQRTPPPQWVRVVGGWNEFQFAEKRLPTLEELNAAAPETPVFVLYLYGLALLNGAALRAVGYTKDTPNPPGGEIQRDKQGHPTGLLIARPNASILYSTLAKGPRLSYEDQVNSTRHFMRELNRLGLTSVIDAGGGFQNYPDDYRVIEELHAQGLLTVRIAYNLFTQKPQGELEDFRRWTATTTPGQGDAFYRLNGAGEMLVFSAADFEDFLEPRPDLPATLEDELEAVVRHLAEHRWPFRLHATYDESITRFLDVFERVNRDVPFQGLKWWFDHAETISPRNLERTRALGGGIAIQNRMSFQGEHFLARYGAEAAAHAPPIRGMLELGIPVGAGTDATRVSSYNPWVSLYWLVTGTTVGGQALRPPTQRMSREEALRLYTEGSAWFSGEEKDKGRIAEGRLADLAVLSGDYFSVPEEEIKHLESVLTLVDGKVVHGSGGFAPLAPPLPPVSPGWSPVTLGGRGASAAGPAPSGHAHVHAHPHPHPHPHGSLLTGPWDRGCDCFVF, encoded by the coding sequence ATGGCCACCGCGGAGCTCATCTTGAAGCAGGGGCGCATCGCGACGGGAGACCCCCACCGGCCGCGTGTGGACGCGGTGGCCATCCAGGACGGCCGCTTCCGCGCCGTGGGCACGGAGGCCGAGGTCATGGCCTGGAAGGGCGCGGACACCCGGGTGATCGATCTGGGCGGCCGGACCGTCATTCCCGGACTCATCGACTCGCACATCCACACCATCCGCGGGGGGCTGAACTACAACCTGGAGCTGCGCTGGGATGGGGTGCCGTCCCTGGCGGATGCCCTGCGTCGGTTGCGCGCGCAGGCCCAGCGGACCCCTCCCCCCCAGTGGGTGCGCGTGGTGGGCGGATGGAACGAGTTCCAGTTCGCCGAGAAGCGACTGCCCACGCTCGAGGAACTCAACGCCGCGGCGCCCGAGACGCCCGTCTTCGTCCTGTATCTCTATGGCCTCGCGCTGCTCAACGGGGCGGCGCTCCGGGCCGTGGGCTACACGAAGGACACGCCCAATCCGCCCGGCGGGGAGATCCAACGGGACAAGCAAGGCCATCCCACGGGGCTGCTCATCGCCCGGCCCAACGCGTCCATCCTGTACTCGACCCTCGCCAAGGGACCGCGGCTGTCCTACGAGGACCAGGTCAACTCCACGCGCCACTTCATGCGCGAGCTCAACCGGCTCGGACTGACGAGCGTCATCGACGCGGGCGGCGGGTTCCAGAACTATCCGGACGACTACCGCGTCATCGAGGAGCTGCACGCCCAGGGGCTGCTCACCGTGCGCATCGCCTACAACCTCTTCACCCAGAAGCCCCAGGGGGAACTCGAGGACTTCCGCCGGTGGACGGCGACGACGACCCCCGGCCAGGGGGACGCGTTCTACCGGCTCAATGGCGCGGGGGAGATGCTCGTCTTCTCCGCGGCGGACTTCGAGGACTTCCTCGAGCCGAGGCCGGACCTGCCCGCCACGCTCGAGGACGAGCTCGAGGCGGTGGTGCGCCATCTGGCCGAGCACCGCTGGCCCTTCCGGCTGCACGCCACCTATGACGAGTCCATCACGCGCTTCCTGGACGTCTTCGAGCGGGTGAACCGGGACGTGCCCTTCCAGGGGCTCAAGTGGTGGTTCGACCACGCGGAGACCATCTCCCCGCGCAACCTGGAGCGCACGCGGGCGCTCGGGGGCGGCATCGCCATCCAGAACCGGATGTCCTTCCAGGGCGAGCATTTCCTCGCGCGCTACGGCGCGGAGGCCGCGGCCCACGCCCCGCCCATTCGCGGCATGCTCGAGCTGGGCATCCCCGTGGGCGCGGGAACGGATGCCACGCGCGTCTCCAGCTACAACCCCTGGGTCTCCCTGTACTGGCTCGTCACCGGGACCACCGTGGGGGGCCAGGCGTTGCGCCCCCCCACCCAGCGCATGAGCCGGGAAGAGGCCTTGCGCCTCTACACCGAGGGGAGCGCCTGGTTCTCCGGCGAGGAGAAGGACAAGGGACGCATCGCCGAGGGGCGGCTGGCCGACCTCGCGGTGCTCTCCGGCGACTACTTCTCGGTGCCCGAGGAGGAGATCAAGCACCTGGAGTCGGTGTTGACGCTCGTGGATGGCAAGGTGGTGCACGGCTCGGGCGGGTTCGCGCCGCTCGCCCCGCCCCTGCCGCCGGTGAGCCCGGGCTGGTCGCCGGTGACGCTCGGGGGAAGAGGCGCCTCGGCGGCGGGGCCCGCCCCCTCCGGGCATGCGCACGTCCATGCCCATCCGCACCCGCATCCCCACCCGCACGGGTCGCTGTTGACGGGGCCGTGGGACCGGGGCTGTGATTGTTTCGTCTTCTGA
- a CDS encoding antibiotic biosynthesis monooxygenase — MREVVMEGTKVHADCARPAKIVLERRVRPGARPAFTRWLEELMAAAASAPNHQGSSVFTVGEDDFYILLRFATQGDLERWQASAGTAELLHRGDEHALASGQAHVRSGLETWFTVPGRPAPPMPPPRWKMALVTWLALLPQALLLGQIIPSGLPVLVRVSLATAIPVAMLTWVLMPRLTKLLYGWLYARAK; from the coding sequence GTGAGGGAAGTCGTGATGGAGGGCACGAAGGTGCACGCGGACTGTGCGCGGCCCGCCAAGATCGTGTTGGAGCGGCGCGTGCGGCCGGGCGCGCGGCCCGCATTCACCCGGTGGCTCGAGGAGCTGATGGCCGCGGCGGCGAGTGCCCCGAACCATCAGGGCTCCAGTGTGTTCACCGTGGGAGAGGACGACTTCTACATCCTCCTGCGCTTCGCGACCCAGGGGGATCTCGAGCGCTGGCAGGCCTCGGCCGGGACGGCGGAGTTGCTGCACCGGGGCGATGAGCACGCGCTCGCGTCCGGGCAGGCCCACGTGCGCAGCGGCCTGGAGACCTGGTTCACGGTCCCGGGTCGGCCCGCCCCTCCGATGCCGCCACCACGCTGGAAGATGGCGCTGGTGACGTGGCTCGCGCTGCTGCCGCAGGCGCTGCTGCTCGGGCAGATCATCCCCTCGGGGCTGCCAGTGCTGGTGCGGGTGTCGCTCGCCACGGCGATCCCCGTGGCCATGCTCACCTGGGTGTTGATGCCGCGCCTGACGAAGCTGCTCTACGGATGGCTCTACGCCCGCGCGAAGTAG
- a CDS encoding LysR family transcriptional regulator, whose translation MLDALTLDQLRTFIAVVDEGSFSSAGRRLRRVQSAVSHSMANLESQLGVRLWDRSTKVPTLTEEGRVLLTGARRICAEVDALKRVAESFATGLETSVSLIVDAILPMRAIVDLCREFAVKFPTVQLRLSLDTLSAVSARVLDGTCQVGVIGPAAQARGLERKHLTSVRMVPVVSREHPLARLPGRLEAAAFADHVHIVLSERDHTQPTDDQAILCSNTWRVADLGTKHALLRGGLGWGNMPEHMVKEDLASGRLVRLEVAAWGEDTWLLALSIVHRPELLKGPATRWLLERMAELCWRDLGEP comes from the coding sequence ATGCTCGACGCCCTCACCCTGGATCAACTCCGCACCTTCATCGCCGTCGTGGATGAGGGCAGCTTCTCCTCCGCGGGACGTCGGCTCAGGCGCGTCCAGTCCGCGGTCAGCCATTCCATGGCCAACCTCGAGAGCCAGTTGGGGGTGAGGTTGTGGGACCGGTCCACCAAGGTGCCCACGCTCACCGAGGAGGGCCGCGTCCTGCTCACCGGCGCCCGGCGCATCTGCGCCGAGGTGGACGCGCTCAAGCGGGTGGCCGAGTCGTTCGCGACGGGCCTGGAGACGAGCGTCTCGCTGATCGTCGACGCCATCCTCCCGATGCGCGCCATCGTCGATCTCTGCCGGGAGTTCGCCGTGAAGTTCCCCACCGTCCAGTTGCGCTTGTCCCTGGACACGCTCTCGGCGGTCTCCGCCCGGGTGCTCGACGGGACGTGCCAGGTGGGGGTGATTGGCCCGGCGGCCCAGGCGCGCGGGTTGGAGCGCAAGCACCTCACCTCGGTGCGGATGGTCCCGGTGGTGTCCCGGGAGCATCCCCTCGCCCGCCTTCCGGGTCGGCTCGAGGCCGCGGCTTTCGCCGACCACGTGCACATCGTGTTGAGCGAGCGCGATCACACCCAGCCCACTGACGATCAGGCCATCCTGTGCTCCAACACCTGGCGCGTCGCGGACCTGGGCACCAAGCACGCCCTGCTGCGCGGAGGGCTCGGCTGGGGGAACATGCCCGAGCACATGGTGAAGGAGGACCTCGCCAGTGGCCGGCTGGTGCGCCTCGAGGTCGCCGCCTGGGGGGAGGACACCTGGCTGCTGGCGTTGTCCATCGTGCACCGCCCGGAGTTGCTCAAGGGGCCGGCCACCCGCTGGTTGCTGGAGCGCATGGCCGAGCTGTGCTGGAGGGATCTCGGGGAGCCCTGA
- a CDS encoding sensor histidine kinase yields the protein MSKRRSASQDWMAQLVTVSADAIIVIDDTQHITEFNQGAERIFGYTAEETIGQGLELLLPERFRHTHRRLIQHFAEGQERSRRMGERRHLAGVRKGGEEFSAEATISKLTVGEDRYVLAIILRDVSEQTQREESQRYLMHAGELLSSTSLDYDRTLSRVAQLATESLADWCLVYLGEPPQVRIVEVAHRRPVHPSTLDSMRGFLLDASQPYLARQTMEGRQPVLVPHVSPEMLPLMAQSRKHLELLHQVAPRSFMGVPLVVNGQLLGALMFISSESNRVYTARDLQTSVQLGRLAGLALENARLYQSARQAIEARDVVLSIVAHDLRNPLSAILMATRLMKTKAGDAGPMGLAENFEKWLSRISLSAHRMKRLTEDLLDVSRLQAGQSLSMNMGIHSAEALLREAFDTLLPLASDVQLRLDDVEQLPLIRGDRDRLLQVFSNLVGNALKFTPTGNSVRLGGRVAGGQVEFLVADTGPGLSDETRAHLFERFWQANPNDCRGIGLGLFIVKSIIEAHGGHVHVESGPGQGTTFFFAVPVVTGSGPAD from the coding sequence ATGAGCAAGAGGCGATCGGCATCACAGGACTGGATGGCGCAACTCGTCACCGTCTCCGCGGACGCCATCATCGTCATCGACGACACACAACACATCACCGAGTTCAACCAGGGCGCGGAGAGGATTTTCGGCTACACGGCCGAGGAGACGATCGGTCAGGGCCTCGAGTTATTGCTGCCCGAACGTTTCCGGCACACCCATCGTCGGCTCATCCAACACTTCGCCGAGGGCCAGGAGCGCTCTCGTCGAATGGGGGAGCGTCGGCACCTCGCTGGAGTGCGCAAGGGGGGCGAGGAGTTCTCCGCGGAGGCCACCATCTCCAAACTCACGGTGGGGGAGGACAGGTACGTCCTGGCGATCATCCTCCGGGACGTCTCCGAGCAGACGCAGCGAGAGGAGTCCCAGCGCTACCTCATGCACGCCGGAGAACTGCTCTCCTCCACGTCGCTGGACTACGACCGGACGCTCTCGCGCGTGGCACAACTGGCGACGGAGTCGCTGGCGGATTGGTGTCTGGTCTATCTCGGAGAGCCGCCCCAGGTGCGCATCGTGGAGGTCGCCCACCGGCGCCCGGTTCACCCGTCCACGTTGGACTCGATGCGGGGCTTCCTGCTGGACGCAAGCCAGCCCTACCTCGCACGGCAGACCATGGAAGGCCGCCAGCCCGTGCTCGTCCCGCACGTCTCGCCGGAGATGCTGCCGCTCATGGCCCAAAGCCGCAAGCACCTGGAGCTGCTTCACCAGGTCGCACCGCGCTCCTTCATGGGGGTGCCCCTGGTGGTCAACGGCCAATTGCTGGGCGCGTTGATGTTCATCTCCTCCGAGTCCAACCGGGTCTATACCGCGAGGGATTTGCAGACCTCGGTGCAACTGGGGCGGCTCGCCGGCCTGGCACTCGAAAACGCCAGGCTGTACCAGAGCGCCCGTCAGGCCATCGAGGCCCGTGATGTGGTCTTGAGCATCGTGGCGCACGACCTGCGCAATCCGCTGAGCGCCATCCTCATGGCGACGCGGTTGATGAAGACCAAGGCGGGGGACGCCGGGCCGATGGGTCTGGCCGAGAACTTCGAGAAATGGCTGAGCCGCATCTCCTTGTCCGCGCATCGGATGAAGCGGCTCACGGAGGACCTGCTGGACGTGTCCCGGCTGCAAGCCGGGCAATCGCTGTCCATGAACATGGGCATTCATTCCGCGGAAGCGCTCCTCCGGGAGGCATTCGATACGCTGCTTCCCCTCGCGAGTGATGTCCAACTGCGCCTCGATGACGTGGAGCAACTGCCTCTCATCCGGGGAGACCGTGACCGCCTGCTTCAGGTGTTCTCCAACCTGGTGGGGAATGCGCTGAAGTTCACGCCCACCGGAAACAGCGTGCGCTTGGGAGGACGCGTGGCGGGAGGTCAGGTGGAGTTCCTGGTGGCGGACACGGGTCCCGGGCTCTCCGATGAGACCCGCGCGCATCTCTTCGAGCGCTTCTGGCAGGCCAACCCGAATGACTGCCGAGGGATTGGCCTGGGTCTGTTCATCGTCAAAAGCATCATCGAGGCGCATGGAGGACACGTCCACGTCGAGAGCGGACCCGGCCAGGGGACGACGTTTTTCTTCGCCGTGCCTGTCGTCACCGGGAGTGGGCCCGCCGACTGA
- a CDS encoding PQQ-dependent sugar dehydrogenase, translating to MNRMLAAGVVGLLGGCSHAEKTPPSQVVTRTETVELPGPYATDSVRRFSKVRGWAQDQAPVAEGFTVKRYATDLVSPRNLYVTPQGDVLVAEANTELKGVMKLGAKLVGYAASARTEPSANRITLLRDADHDGVPETRTVFLEGLNQPFGMLVLGDFFYVANTDAVWRYPYSPGATTLTGKGEKILDLPAGGYNNHWTRNLLAHPDGTKIYVSVGSGSNVGEHGLDNEVRRANVLEINPDGSGERVFASGLRNPVGLAFAPGSRALWTAVNERDELGDDLVPDYLTHVEDGAFYGWPYSYFGANVDPRVKPQRPELVRRARVPDVALGAHTASLGLAFNEGPMFPERFRHGAFIGQHGSWNRSTLSGYQVVFVPFSPEGQPTAPAEPFLTGFVQDTAEREVHGRPVGVAFLPDGSLLVADDAGNTVWRVSR from the coding sequence ATGAACAGGATGCTGGCAGCAGGCGTCGTGGGGCTTCTGGGCGGTTGCTCCCACGCGGAGAAGACGCCCCCGTCCCAGGTGGTGACCCGCACGGAGACGGTGGAGTTGCCGGGGCCGTACGCCACGGACTCGGTGCGCAGGTTCAGCAAGGTGCGCGGCTGGGCCCAGGACCAGGCGCCCGTGGCCGAGGGCTTCACGGTCAAGCGCTACGCCACCGACCTGGTGAGCCCGCGCAACCTCTACGTCACGCCCCAGGGCGACGTGCTGGTGGCCGAGGCCAACACCGAGCTCAAGGGCGTGATGAAGCTCGGCGCGAAGCTGGTGGGCTATGCCGCCTCCGCGCGCACGGAGCCCAGCGCCAACCGCATCACCCTGCTGCGCGACGCGGACCATGACGGCGTGCCCGAGACGCGCACGGTGTTCCTGGAGGGCCTGAACCAGCCCTTCGGCATGCTGGTGCTCGGCGACTTCTTCTACGTGGCCAACACCGACGCCGTCTGGCGCTACCCCTACTCGCCCGGCGCCACCACCCTCACCGGCAAGGGCGAGAAGATCCTCGACCTGCCCGCGGGCGGCTACAACAACCACTGGACGCGCAACCTGCTGGCCCACCCAGACGGCACGAAGATCTACGTGTCGGTGGGCTCGGGCAGCAACGTGGGCGAGCACGGGCTCGACAACGAGGTGCGCCGCGCCAACGTGCTGGAGATCAACCCGGATGGCTCGGGCGAGCGCGTCTTCGCCAGCGGCCTGCGCAACCCCGTGGGCCTGGCCTTCGCGCCGGGCTCGCGCGCGCTGTGGACCGCGGTGAACGAGCGGGACGAGCTGGGCGACGACCTGGTGCCCGACTACCTCACCCACGTGGAGGACGGGGCGTTCTACGGCTGGCCCTACAGCTACTTCGGCGCGAACGTGGACCCCCGGGTGAAGCCGCAACGGCCCGAGCTCGTGCGGCGCGCCCGGGTGCCGGACGTGGCGCTGGGCGCGCACACCGCCAGCCTGGGGCTCGCCTTCAACGAGGGGCCGATGTTCCCCGAGCGCTTCCGCCACGGGGCCTTCATCGGCCAGCACGGCTCGTGGAACCGCTCGACGCTCTCCGGCTACCAGGTGGTCTTCGTGCCCTTCTCCCCCGAGGGCCAGCCCACCGCGCCCGCCGAGCCGTTCCTCACGGGCTTCGTCCAGGACACCGCCGAGCGCGAGGTCCACGGCCGGCCCGTGGGCGTGGCCTTCCTGCCGGATGGCTCCCTGCTGGTGGCGGACGACGCGGGCAACACCGTGTGGCGGGTGAGCCGGTAG